One stretch of Leishmania infantum JPCM5 genome chromosome 24 DNA includes these proteins:
- a CDS encoding putative helicase-like protein — translation MEDVLFGLAPPKLRSTPQSQMQQQQHFLPSPLTNGVSDGTFVKTEDAAGSEMKESVAAQCSVPGGKPDADKDEQAVLYAGGSPCAMPAAQSTPPPRTLAELRSMTSSDVREELERFFVRKEAHAKHFKSVAAALLGGAAAAHKAGTAKASSAAVAGATPEERCTSSTSRLTREELLARDRCRRLVNVSNWDAAVGGYNQWDVLLPSALLHGCVMAPTDATAGQAAPATAASSERQTASTTVATSRARLTLRPHQVEGIRFLWSVLAEGPVGQVPAVGCILAHTMGLGKTAQVIVFLHLFMAAFPRRQEKAASSSLLRRARALIVIPKSTQSGWKREFRTWSACFPEEHRLRPISLDEGLPARQRVDMFYAWRRDGGVLLIGYEALVRLLRLVEEDSMLRPHSRVADNAAGVEGDAGRNGTAQPTVHAFHSASHATTASPQQRRNELQARRNDEGGMTFGGDADPFTELVVCDEAHRLKSVHLHVVTALRRLHPLRRLLLTGTPLQNHLQEYWAMMDFCVHKYFSRKRFQEYFIQPIEASANTRASEKEVDLARKKTFTLINEVRHFVQRVDSTPLRTELPPLHEYVVVVPLSPLQKELYLRFIQMVQRDGSQKLQFLPAVSYSGKIAAHPQLLFQMREQLGEAKDKVTASSTECVGAGGPGVQRSARGCHVAGAKRSSNGGSNYRDASTTAGGLRRPQQRRQRQEAEKQLMAGTADSTVGDDEGDTRVGEEQEAVVIIDSDADSTSSISSGDGDDEEHAFARATQQSFSSVYPVASLTYEELCVPPSLNYTPLLEDGVKLLVAIKLVAAAMARDEKVLLFSLSTQLLTFLESMIAKVNIEWRRPVAALQRQQHPQLPRRIRYCRLDGSHSAAQRAAMLEDFDRPDGPELFLLSTKAGGVGITVTAATRVILVDTSFNPADDQQAIGRAYRYGQTRPVYVYRLTCYPTLEYSIFVQKLAKEWLFKTVIEESSVKRDGLSGMHLRELFSLLTKAAKVLEKPLSATRAQTLSTQEVLREDPMLGVAQAELLYAQRYEMFLEHDMDDRYGAAEEAFYHDYCRNRLFDTADDEDAEKRRAAELQKRQQQRIDEAAQLQMQSKTLTAMVDNLIRSRAGTDSQLARLLTAMGLHVHPVTGRVQLRRGGADTMNPSGNRDDRRRTAAPLQLEDSGERFAPSPVQLVGGADAYQVNEGLSRGTGAYVAHSTPQTAVLLLDSDEDSRGVLAQPHAREEHFGAALSAAASAERISATLARQPYAPYRPGSSPAYAVDIDNDGSL, via the coding sequence ATGGAGGACGTCCTTTTCGGGCTTGCGCCACCAAAGCTGCGCTCGACACCGCAGTCGCAGatgcaacagcagcagcacttccTGCCATCCCCGCTCACCAATGGCGTCAGTGACGGAACCTTCGTGAAGACAGAGGATGCGGCCGGGTCAGAGATGAAGGAGTCCGTCGCTGCACAGTGCAGCGTGCCTGGGGGGAAGCCTGATGCAGATAAGGACGAACAGGCGGTCCTTTACGCCGGTGGCTCCCCGTGTGCAATGCCAGCGGCGCAgtcaacgccgccgccgcgcacccTGGCTGAGCTGCGCAGTATGACCTCCTCGGACGTGCgagaggagctggagcgcttCTTTGTGCGCAAAGAAGCTCATGCGAAACACTTCAAgtccgtcgccgccgcgctgcttggcggagccgccgccgcacacaaAGCCGGTACAGCAAAGGCGTCAtctgcggcagtggcaggcGCGACTCCTGAGGAACgatgcacctcctccacttcACGGCTAACGAGAGAAGAGCTGCTAGCGCGTGACCGGTGCCGGCGACTCGTTAATGTGAGCAACTGGGACGCTGCAGTCGGCGGCTACAACCAGTgggatgtgctgctgccctcggcGTTGCTGCACGGCTGCGTCATGGCCCCTACCGATGCCACAGCAGGACAGGCTGCacctgcgacggcggcgtcttcgGAACGGCAAACCGCGTCCACCACCGTCGCAACTTCGCGTGCTCGTCTCACGCTGCGTCCACATCAAGTTGAAGGCATTCGATTTCTGTGGAGTGTGCTGGCGGAGGGGCCGGTGGGACAGGTGCCCGCCGTGGGGTGCATTCTCGCACACACGATGGGCCTCGGAAAAACAGCACAAGTGATCGTGTTCCTACATCTCTTTATGGCCGCCTTCCCGCGGCGTCAAGAAAAggccgcatcgtcgtcgttgctgcgcCGAGCACGCGCGCTTATCGTGATCCCCAAGTCGACCCAGTCAGGTTGGAAGCGTGAGTTTCGCACGTGGTCCGCCTGCTTTCCGGAGGAGCACCGCTTGCGCCCCATCTCCCTCGACGAAGGGCTGCCCGCGCGCCAGCGAGTCGACATGTTTTACGCGTGgcgccgcgacggtggcgtgtTGCTGATCGGCTACGAAGCCCTCGtgcgtctgctgcggcttgtggaggaggacagtATGCTGCGGCCTCACTCGCGTGTGGCCGACAACGCCGCAGGTGTCGAGGGAGATGCCGGGAGAAACGGTACCGCTCAGCCAACAGTGCACGCTTTCCATTCGGCAAGCCACGCaacgacggcgtcgccgcagcagcgccgcaacgAGCTGCAAGCACGCCGCAACGACGAAGGCGGCATGAccttcggcggcgacgctgaccCCTTCACCGAGCTCGTCGTGTGCGATGAGGCCCACCGGCTCAAGTCCGTACATCTGCACGTCGTCACGGccctccgccgtctccacccgctgcgccgcctcctcctcaccgGCACGCCGCTTCAGAACCACCTGCAGGAGTACTGGGCCATGATGGACTTCTGCGTCCACAAGTACTTCAGCCGCAAGCGCTTCCAGGAGTACTTCATTCAGCCCATCGAGGCCTCGGCGAACACGCGCGCCtcggagaaggaggtggacTTGGCGCGCAAGAAGACCTTCACACTGATCAACGAGGTGCGCCACTTTGTGCAGCGCGTCGACAGCACCCCTTTACGCACGgagctgccaccgctgcacgaGTACGTCGTTGTCGTGCCCCTGTCGCCTCTGCAGAAGGAGCTGTATCTGCGCTTCATCCAGAtggtgcagcgcgacggGAGCCAAAAGCTGCAGTTCTTGCCAGCCGTGTCCTACTCGGGCAAGATCGCGGCTCACCCACAGCTGCTGTTCCAGATGCGCGAACAGCTGGGGGAGGCAAAGGACAAGGTGACAGCATCATCGACAGAGTGTGTGGGAGCAGGTGGGCCTGGTGTTCAGCGCTCTGCACGCGGCTGCCACGTGGCAGGCGccaagcgcagcagcaacggtggTAGCAACTATCGGGATGCCTCTACGACGGCCGGCGGCTTGCGtcgcccgcagcagcggcgtcagcgtcaagaggcggagaagcagctgaTGGCGGGCACGGCCGACAGTACTGTCGGTGATGACGAGGGCGACACGCGCGTTGGAGAAGAGCAGGAGGCAGTCGTGATCATCGACTCCGATGCAGACTCGACctccagcatcagcagcggcgacggcgatgacgaggagcACGCGTTTGCCCGTGCAACGCAGCAGTCGTTCTCCAGCGTCTACCCTGTTGCCTCGCTCACCTACGAGGAGCTATGCGTGCCGCCCTCGCTGAACTACACCCCGCTCCTGGAGGACGGCGTGAAGCTGCTGGTCGCGATTAAGCTGGTCGCGGCTGCCATGGCGCGGGATGAGAAGGTTCTCCTGTTCAGTCTTTCCACGCAGCTTCTCACGTTCCTAGAGAGCATGATCGCGAAGGTGAACATCGAGTGGCGCCGGCCGGTCGCGGcgttgcagcggcagcagcacccgcagctgccacggcgGATCCGCTATTGCCGCCTGGACGGTAGCcacagcgcggcgcagcgggcggcgATGCTCGAGGACTTTGACCGGCCTGACGGCCCGGAACTCTTCCTGTTGAGCACTAAggctggcggcgtcggcatcaCCGTCACGGCTGCCACGCGCGTCATCCTCGTTGACACGAGCTTCAACCCAGCTGACGACCAGCAGGCGATTGGCCGCGCGTACCGATACGGGCAGACCCGTCCCGTATATGTGTACCGGCTCACGTGCTACCCGACGCTGGAGTACAGCATCTTTGTGCAGAAGCTGGCTAAGGAGTGGCTGTTCAAGACGGTGATCGAGGAGTCTTCGGTCAAGCGCGATGGGCTGTCCGGCATGCACCTCCGCgagctcttctccctcctcacgAAGGCTGCGAAGGTGCTGGAGAAGCCGCTGTccgcgacgcgcgcgcagacgctgtCGACACAGGAGGTGTTGCGCGAGGACCCGATGCTCGGTGTCGCGCAGGCGGAGTTGCTCTACGCGCAGCGGTACGAGATGTTTCTTGAGCACGACATGGACGACCGGtacggcgctgctgaggagGCCTTCTACCACGACTACTGCCGCAACCGGTTATTTGACAcggccgacgacgaggacgccgagaagcggcgtgcggcggagctgcagaaacggcagcagcagcggatcgACGAGGCAGCCCAGCTGCAAATGCAGTCAAAGACGCTCACGGCTATGGTGGACAACCTCATCCGGTCAAGGGCCGGGACAGACTCGCAGTTGGCGCGCCTTCTCACCGCGATGGGTCTGCACGTGCACCCCGTCACCGGCCGCGTACAACTGAGGAGGGGCGGCGCGGATACGATGAACCCCAGCGGCAACCGCGATGaccggcgccgcacggcgGCTCCTTTGCAGCTGGAGGACAGCGGGGAGCGCtttgcgccgtcgccggtgcaACTTGTCGGCGGTGCAGATGCCTACCAGGTGAACGAGGGACTGAGCCGCGGCACAGGCGCCTACGTCGCACACAGTACCCCGCAGACGGCAGTGCTGCTACTGGATTCCGATGAGGACTCACGCGGCGTCCTCGCCCAGCCGCACGCACGTGAAGAGCACTTtggcgccgccctctcagcggcagcgagcgccgAGCGTATATCCGCCACTCTTGCGCGCCAACCATACGCGCCCTACCGCCCGGGTAGCTCCCCCGCGTACGCTGTCGACATCGACAACGACGGATCGCTTTAG
- a CDS encoding putative dynein light chain: protein MSSSTSIKEAIARFEENEYRRRLAGVPEAMQESVPRVVAAQEPKVLLIGMLPPITKMDKEISTLKECVHLGLSTNAIEKIGPGLKDLKNLKVLSLGRNNIRKLEQLDLPKLEQLWASYNKIDKLTGLDKLKGLRVLYMSNNLINSWTEIDRLANQCPELVDVLFLNNPLCSSASSNQEYRYMMLQRLPKLTRLDGVPVDPEEKEEADRRR from the coding sequence atgtcgtcgtcgacgagcATCAAGGAGGCCATTGCGCGCTTCGAAGAGAACGAGTATCGCCGGCGGCTCGCCGGGGTGCCGGAGGCGATGCAGGAGAGCGTACCGCGAGTCGTAGCGGCGCAGGAGCCGAAGGTGCTACTGATTGGCATGCTGCCCCCCATTACCAAGATGGACAAGGAGATCTCGACGCTGAAGGAGTGCGTGCATCTCGGATTGAGCACGAACGCCATCGAGAAGATCGGTCCTGGCTTGAAGGACCTCAAGAACCTGAAGGTGCTGTCGCTGGGCCGCAACAACATCCGCAAGCTCGAGCAGCTCGACCTGCCGAAGCTAGAACAGCTCTGGGCCTCGTACAACAAGATCGACAAGCTGACCGGACTAGACAAGCTGAAAGGCCTTCGGGTGCTGTACATGAGCAACAACCTAATCAACAGCTGGACGGAGATCGACCGCCTAGCGAACCAGTGCCCCGAGCTCGTCGACGTCCTTTTCCTCAACAACCccctctgcagcagcgcctcaaGCAATCAGGAGTACCGCTATAtgatgctgcagcgcctgccaAAACTGACACGGCTGGATGGCGTGCCGGTAGACCcggaggagaaagaggaggcggaccGCCGTCGCTAA
- a CDS encoding putative replication factor C, subunit 1, producing MAAVSTSATGTANPVPSRSELWADKYKPRSIAEMCYPVCANKLKAWLETFTPIGSPGDDPKKPHGVLLSGSPGVGKTTTVYVVAHELGRTVVEYNASDFRSRKSLKENVSDLISNRAFSVSATSYTNVILLMDEVDGCDIGGVGEVIEMLKSTRIPILCTCNDRWHPKLRSLLNYVEDMRFSHPPCNIVANYLCDRVLAREGISLSKPLLQDIIKNSGSDIRNMLNNLQLWCLSRTSLEQRQLAECAAQSTKDSDAGLFDAAEYFLLQGTSRGERHSIAEMQACYYNADLVDMFVQENYLHYNPQPVDGRDWMEAVSQAATSISRSDAAQSIMYYQQNWSVSRFHVLSSSIAPCVYTRGKYETFMTGQQKFFDMQRPVKFPTWLGHNSSANKNRRLLRCIAMQASHPAKGVSGSQEDVVADYIPHGWERPLTAPLATKGKDGVAEVIAFMDQYHLMRDDWDLVQALPHYKHMQSPSPTTPPANIATAVKSAFTREFNKTHRFDSFAKSTLKRGDGETQDDDEGDPGNGAGGNRKAGKVVADGVTAVSVTGSSDAAATKKKGKAAVGAATTSTTAAAARKPRAKKSAPADGAARPTAKKKAATSSTRATAKASTAKTTAKRKRARAASSESETESVSSSPSSSSSSSASSSSSSSDVSDSE from the coding sequence atggcggcggtgtctaCATCGGCGACTGGCACGGCGAACCCCGTGCCGAGTCGCAGCGAGCTGTGGGCAGACAAGTACAAGCCGCGCTCCATTGCCGAGATGTGCTACCCGGTCTGCGCGAACAAGCTAAAGGCGTGGCTGGAGACCTTCACACCGATCGGTAGCCCCGGCGATGATCCGAAGAAGCCGCATGGCGTTCTCCTGTCCGGGTCTCCAGGTGTGGGCAAGACGACGACAGTGTACGTGGTAGCGCACGAACTCGGCCGCACCGTTGTGGAGTACAACGCGAGCGACTTCCGCAGCCGCAAGTCGCTCAAGGAGAATGTGTCGGACCTCATCAGCAACCGCGCCTTTTCCGTGAGCGCGACGTCGTACACGAACGTGATTCTGTTAATGGACGAGGTGGACGGCTGCGACATtggcggtgtcggcgaggtGATCGAGATGCTCAAGTCCACCCGCATCCCGATCCTGTGCACGTGCAACGATCGCTGGCACCCCAAgctgcgctcgctgctcAACTACGTGGAGGACATGCGCTTTAGCCACCCACCGTGCAACATCGTGGCGAACTACCTTTGCGACCGTGTCCTGGCGCGCGAGGGTATTTCGCTCTCCAAGCCGCTCCTGCAGGATATTATCAAGAACTCCGGCAGCGACATCCGCAACATGCTCAACAACCTGCAGCTCTGGTGCCTGAGCCGCACCTcgctcgagcagcggcagctggccGAGTGCGCCGCGCAGTCGACGAAGGACAGCGATGCCGGCCTCTTCGACGCCGCTGAGTACTTCTTGCTGCAGGGCACGTCGCGTGGGGAGCGGCACTCCATCGCGGAGATGCAGGCCTGCTACTACAACGCCGACCTAGTCGACATGTTTGTGCAGGAGAACTACCTGCACTACAACCCGCAGCCGGTGGATGGGAGGGATTGGATGGAGGCTGTCTCACAGGCTGCCACATCGATCTCGCGGTCggacgcggcgcagagcaTCATGTATTATCAACAGAACTGGTCCGTGTCCCGCTTCCACGTCTTGTCCTCCAGCATTGCCCCATGTGTGTACACGCGCGGCAAGTACGAGACCTTCATGACGGGGCAGCAGAAGTTCTTCGACATGCAGCGACCGGTGAAGTTCCCGACGTGGCTTGGGCACAACTCCTCCGCGAACAAGAATCGCcgtctgctgcgctgcatcgccatGCAGGCGTCGCACCCGGCGAAGGGCGTGTCAGGGAGCCAAGAGGATGTGGTGGCGGACTACATACCGCACGGCTGGGAGCGCccgctgacggcgccgctggcgacgaAGGGGAaggacggcgttgccgagGTGATCGCCTTCATGGATCAGTACCACCTCATGCGCGATGACTGGGACCTCGTGCAAGCGTTGCCACACTACAAGCACATGCAGTCGCCGAGCcccacgacgccgccggccaacatcgccaccgccgtcaagAGCGCCTTCACGCGTGAGTTCAACAAGACGCATCGCTTTGACAGCTTCGCGAAGAGCACGCTGAAGCGCGGCGATGGGGAGAcgcaagacgacgacgagggcgatccgggcaacggcgccggtggcaaTCGCAAGGCTGGCAAGGTGGTCGCGGACGGCGTGACGGCTGTGAGCGTCACAGGCAGCagtgacgctgctgccacgaAGAAGAAAGGCAAAGCGGCTGTGGGCGCTGCCACCAcatcgacgacggcagccgcggcacgcaAGCCACGGGCCAAGAAGAGCGCCCCGGCTGACGGGGCTGCCAGGCcgacggcgaagaagaaggcCGCCACCAGCTCAACGCGGGCCACGGCCAAGGCATCGACGGCGAAGACAACAGCAAAGCgaaaacgcgcgcgcgcggcgtccTCGGAGAGTGAGACAGAGAGCGTGTCGTCATCACcatcgtcgtcctcctcctcatctgcGTCCTcttcgagcagcagcagtgatgTCTCCGACAGTGAGTAG